The following proteins come from a genomic window of Azospirillum humicireducens:
- a CDS encoding ABC transporter ATP-binding protein, translating into MANEPKKPLLEIAGLTRRFGGLTAVNGLSLTVGEGELVSIIGPNGAGKTTLFNLISGLDAPDAGSVTFEGRDVTGLSAERLAALGLARSFQHGRVFGNLSVLDNVLVGAHTRLRAVKPRIPVVGPLVELVLALIRPPSVRAEEERLRAEAKEIVRMFGERLTPRLDKPAHSLSYANRRRVEIARALALHPRLLLLDEPTAGMNPTETAEMLEIIRGLKARGLTILLIEHKLDLVMQLSDRVVVMDHGARIAEGLPAAVAGDPAVIEAYLGHKAVGAANQDFANQDIGPDAEGDASRILVAH; encoded by the coding sequence ATGGCGAACGAACCGAAGAAACCTCTGCTTGAGATCGCCGGCCTGACCCGCCGCTTCGGCGGGCTGACCGCGGTCAACGGCCTGTCGCTGACGGTGGGGGAGGGGGAGCTGGTCAGCATCATCGGCCCGAACGGTGCCGGTAAGACCACCCTGTTCAACCTGATTTCCGGGCTCGACGCGCCGGATGCGGGGTCCGTCACCTTCGAGGGGCGCGACGTCACCGGCCTGTCCGCCGAGCGGCTGGCCGCTCTCGGGCTCGCCCGCAGCTTCCAGCACGGCCGGGTGTTCGGCAATCTCAGCGTGCTCGACAATGTGCTGGTCGGCGCCCACACCCGGCTGCGGGCGGTGAAGCCGCGGATTCCGGTGGTGGGACCGCTGGTGGAACTGGTGCTGGCGCTGATCCGCCCACCGTCGGTCCGGGCCGAGGAGGAGCGGCTGCGCGCCGAGGCGAAGGAGATCGTCCGGATGTTCGGCGAGCGGCTGACTCCGCGCCTCGACAAGCCGGCGCACAGCCTGTCCTACGCCAACCGCCGCCGGGTGGAGATCGCCCGCGCGCTGGCCCTGCATCCCCGCCTGCTGCTGCTGGACGAGCCGACCGCCGGCATGAACCCGACCGAGACGGCGGAGATGCTGGAGATCATCCGCGGCCTGAAGGCGCGCGGCCTGACCATCCTGCTGATCGAGCACAAGCTGGATCTGGTGATGCAGCTGTCCGACCGGGTGGTGGTGATGGACCATGGCGCCCGCATCGCCGAGGGGCTGCCGGCTGCCGTCGCCGGCGATCCGGCGGTGATCGAAGCCTATCTCGGCCACAAGGCGGTCGGCGCCGCGAACCAGGACTTCGCGAACCAGGACATCGGGCCGGATGCGGAGGGCGACGCCTCCCGCATTCTGGTCGCGCATTGA
- a CDS encoding ABC transporter substrate-binding protein, with amino-acid sequence MLDLILRSTALVAGTLSLLTALGVVQPAFSQPADPAKEPVVLGVSGPLTGQYAQYGAQWQRGFDLALEQVNAGGGIQGRPLRVQFEDSQSDPKQTVAIARKFVADSRIVAELGDFTSAASMAASPIYQTGGLVQFGFTNSHPDFTRGGDFIWSNALNQAEEMPVLADYAVTALGLKRVALLFINNDWGRTSKDLFAKAAKERGAEVVGAEGYLADEKDFRSALVRVRDTKPDGIVLVSYYADGAQITRQLREAGLTQPVVAAGSVYSPKFLELGGAAVEGVHTTTPFFPGDPRPEVQTFVKAYTGKYGLEPDAYSSRAYDALLLLATVIRQSGTDRTALRDGLATVKDAPSVVYGTVRLDPQTRRVDKPLSTRLVVKNGAFTLWEPVAVKAAN; translated from the coding sequence ATGCTCGATCTTATCCTTCGCTCCACCGCGCTCGTCGCCGGCACCCTGTCGCTGCTGACCGCCCTCGGGGTCGTCCAGCCGGCCTTCTCGCAGCCCGCCGATCCGGCGAAGGAGCCTGTGGTGCTCGGCGTCAGCGGGCCGCTGACCGGCCAGTATGCGCAGTATGGCGCGCAGTGGCAGCGCGGCTTCGATCTGGCGCTGGAGCAGGTGAATGCCGGCGGCGGCATCCAAGGCCGTCCGCTGCGTGTGCAGTTCGAAGACAGCCAGAGCGATCCCAAGCAGACCGTCGCCATCGCCCGCAAGTTCGTCGCCGACAGCCGCATCGTCGCCGAACTGGGCGATTTCACCAGCGCGGCGTCGATGGCGGCTTCGCCGATCTACCAGACTGGTGGGCTGGTGCAGTTCGGCTTCACCAACTCGCACCCCGACTTCACCAGGGGCGGCGATTTCATCTGGAGCAACGCGCTCAACCAGGCGGAGGAGATGCCGGTCCTGGCCGACTACGCGGTGACGGCGCTGGGTCTGAAGCGCGTCGCCCTGCTGTTCATCAACAACGACTGGGGCCGCACCAGCAAGGACCTGTTCGCAAAGGCCGCCAAGGAGCGGGGGGCGGAGGTGGTCGGCGCCGAGGGCTATCTGGCCGACGAGAAGGATTTCCGTTCCGCCCTGGTCCGGGTGCGCGACACCAAGCCGGACGGCATCGTGCTGGTCTCCTACTATGCCGACGGCGCCCAGATCACCCGCCAGCTGCGCGAGGCCGGATTGACCCAGCCGGTGGTCGCTGCCGGGTCGGTCTATTCGCCCAAGTTCCTGGAACTGGGCGGCGCGGCGGTCGAGGGCGTCCACACCACCACCCCCTTCTTCCCCGGCGACCCGCGGCCGGAGGTGCAGACCTTCGTCAAGGCCTACACCGGCAAATACGGGCTGGAGCCGGATGCCTATTCCAGCCGCGCCTATGACGCGCTGCTGCTGCTGGCGACCGTGATCCGGCAGAGCGGCACCGACCGCACCGCCCTCCGCGATGGGCTCGCCACCGTCAAGGACGCGCCGAGCGTGGTCTACGGCACCGTCCGTCTCGATCCCCAGACCCGCCGCGTCGACAAGCCGCTGAGCACGCGGCTCGTCGTGAAGAACGGCGCCTTCACCCTGTGGGAACCGGTGGCCGTCAAGGCCGCGAACTGA
- a CDS encoding acyl-CoA dehydrogenase family protein, which produces MPFDDLPFPPAPFGEAGTAPAVDPSLISALSAEFALRAAEHDAAASFPFENFERLAGEGIPALVTPKAAGGKGGGLGDALEVVNGIARGEPSTALVLVLQYVIHNQLWRGPAWPEALHERIARSAATDGALINILRVEPELGTPHRGGLPATVARKVPGGWRLSGTKIYSTGIPALSWLGVWARTDDIEPLVGTWVVPRGAGLAEQGIEVRETWNHIGMRASGSHEVVFRDVFVPDDHAGELRPPAGWAAPDAAATAWMATLFSGVYDGIARSARDWLVGFLHARKPTGLNGASLATVPRLQEALGGIEALLLTNRILLRSLSAAVDGGSPPSSSDALLVKYTVTNNAIDAVARALEVTGNPGLSRDNPLERHHRNVLCARVHAPQNDMILTGAGRAALAG; this is translated from the coding sequence ATGCCCTTCGACGACCTGCCCTTTCCGCCCGCTCCCTTCGGTGAAGCCGGCACTGCTCCGGCAGTCGATCCGTCGCTCATCTCCGCTCTGTCGGCGGAGTTCGCGCTGCGCGCCGCCGAACATGACGCCGCCGCCAGCTTCCCGTTCGAGAATTTCGAACGGCTGGCAGGCGAAGGGATTCCGGCGCTGGTCACGCCGAAAGCGGCGGGCGGCAAGGGCGGCGGGCTGGGGGATGCGCTGGAGGTGGTGAACGGCATCGCCCGCGGCGAACCCTCCACCGCGCTGGTTCTGGTGCTGCAATACGTCATCCACAACCAGCTCTGGCGCGGCCCGGCGTGGCCGGAGGCGCTGCACGAGCGGATCGCCCGTTCGGCAGCGACCGACGGCGCCCTGATCAACATCCTACGGGTGGAGCCGGAACTGGGCACCCCCCACCGCGGCGGCCTGCCGGCGACGGTGGCGCGCAAGGTGCCGGGGGGCTGGCGCCTCTCGGGCACCAAGATCTACTCCACCGGCATTCCGGCGCTGTCCTGGCTCGGGGTCTGGGCGCGCACAGACGATATAGAACCGCTTGTCGGCACCTGGGTGGTCCCGCGCGGTGCCGGGCTGGCGGAGCAGGGGATCGAGGTGCGGGAGACCTGGAATCACATCGGCATGCGGGCCAGCGGCAGCCACGAGGTGGTGTTCCGTGACGTCTTCGTCCCCGACGATCATGCCGGCGAGCTGCGCCCGCCCGCCGGCTGGGCCGCCCCCGACGCGGCGGCCACCGCCTGGATGGCCACCCTGTTCAGCGGCGTCTACGACGGCATCGCCCGCTCGGCCCGCGACTGGCTGGTCGGCTTCCTGCACGCCCGCAAGCCGACCGGGCTGAATGGCGCGTCGCTCGCCACTGTCCCGCGTCTGCAGGAAGCGCTGGGCGGGATCGAGGCACTGCTGCTGACCAACCGCATCCTGCTGCGTTCGCTGTCGGCGGCGGTGGATGGCGGCTCCCCGCCTTCGTCCAGCGATGCCCTGCTGGTGAAATACACGGTGACCAACAACGCCATCGACGCGGTGGCGCGGGCGCTGGAGGTCACCGGCAATCCCGGCCTGTCGCGCGACAATCCGCTGGAGCGCCATCATCGCAACGTTCTGTGCGCCCGCGTCCATGCCCCGCAGAACGACATGATCCTGACCGGTGCCGGACGCGCCGCCCTTGCGGGATAA
- a CDS encoding ABC transporter substrate-binding protein → MTANTALSRRGLIAAGALTLAAPFVLRRRAVAAEPLRLSWNAGAVCFSAVPLAFQLDLFKKHGLEVELINFTGSTDQLLEAIATGKADAGVGMALRWLKPLEQGFDVKISAGLHGGCMRLFGAKEAGVKTVLDLPGKTIGVSDMASPSKNFFSVVLTKFGIDPNKDVEWRQFPADLLGLAVEKGEIHAIADGDPLVWRHTKDPRMAEITNNVCGEFATRTCCLVGVRGSLLRDNRPAAKALTTALIEAQHAAYADLRAAAAAYAPFAPKFPVEELEAMLRSHAHNVTPTGDELRQQLALYTDELKSVSVIKRSTDSQRFAGRITVDLA, encoded by the coding sequence ATGACCGCGAACACAGCTCTCTCCCGCCGTGGCCTGATCGCCGCCGGCGCCCTCACGCTCGCCGCCCCCTTCGTCCTGCGCCGCCGGGCGGTGGCGGCGGAGCCGCTGCGCCTGTCCTGGAATGCCGGCGCCGTCTGCTTCTCCGCTGTGCCGCTGGCCTTCCAGCTCGACCTGTTCAAGAAGCATGGGCTGGAGGTCGAGCTGATCAACTTCACCGGTTCCACCGACCAGCTGTTGGAAGCCATCGCCACCGGCAAGGCCGATGCCGGTGTCGGCATGGCTCTGCGCTGGCTGAAACCGCTGGAGCAGGGCTTCGACGTGAAGATCTCCGCCGGCCTGCATGGCGGCTGCATGCGGCTGTTCGGGGCGAAGGAAGCGGGGGTGAAGACGGTCCTGGACCTGCCCGGCAAGACCATCGGCGTCAGCGACATGGCCAGCCCGTCGAAGAACTTTTTCTCCGTCGTGCTGACGAAGTTCGGCATCGATCCCAACAAGGACGTCGAATGGCGTCAGTTCCCCGCCGACCTGCTGGGGCTGGCGGTGGAGAAGGGTGAAATCCATGCCATCGCCGACGGCGACCCGCTGGTCTGGCGCCACACCAAGGACCCGCGGATGGCGGAGATCACCAACAATGTCTGCGGCGAGTTCGCGACCCGCACCTGCTGCCTCGTCGGCGTGCGCGGCAGCCTGCTGCGCGACAACCGCCCGGCGGCCAAGGCGCTGACCACGGCGCTGATCGAGGCTCAGCACGCCGCCTATGCAGACCTGCGCGCCGCCGCCGCAGCCTACGCCCCCTTCGCTCCGAAATTCCCGGTGGAGGAGCTGGAGGCGATGCTGCGCAGCCACGCCCACAACGTCACCCCCACCGGCGACGAGTTGCGCCAGCAGCTGGCGCTCTACACCGACGAGTTGAAGAGCGTGTCGGTCATCAAGCGCTCCACCGACAGCCAGCGCTTCGCCGGCCGCATCACGGTCGATCTCGCCTGA
- a CDS encoding class II aldolase/adducin family protein has protein sequence MTHIQPRPRKFWPPVDPVSHTSAEEERRHRKQRLAATFRLFGRYGFDQGLAGHVTARDPEHPDRFWINPLGQHFRTIRVSDLHLVDGDGNILQGDRAINQAGFTIHSAIHRARPDVVAAAHTHSTYGKAWSALGLPLAPLSQDSAAFYDDQVIFDPYSGVVLTEAEGKRLVESLGDKKLAILKNHGLLTVGPSVEAAAWWFISADNAAHTQLLAEAAGRPQPIEHETALLTRSQVGTHQGGAFNFHPLWEWIVAAEPDLLD, from the coding sequence ATGACCCACATCCAACCAAGACCGCGCAAGTTCTGGCCGCCGGTCGATCCGGTCAGCCACACCAGCGCCGAGGAGGAGCGGCGGCACCGCAAACAGCGGCTGGCCGCCACCTTCCGCCTGTTCGGCCGCTACGGCTTCGACCAGGGGCTGGCCGGCCATGTCACCGCGCGGGATCCGGAACATCCCGACCGCTTCTGGATCAACCCACTGGGCCAGCATTTCCGAACCATCCGGGTGTCGGACCTGCATCTGGTCGATGGCGACGGCAATATCCTCCAAGGCGACCGCGCCATCAACCAGGCCGGTTTCACCATCCATTCGGCCATCCACCGGGCCCGCCCCGACGTGGTGGCCGCTGCCCACACCCACTCGACCTATGGCAAGGCATGGTCGGCACTCGGCCTGCCACTGGCCCCGCTGAGCCAGGATTCGGCCGCTTTCTACGACGATCAGGTGATCTTCGACCCCTATTCCGGCGTCGTCCTGACCGAGGCCGAGGGCAAGCGGCTGGTGGAATCGCTGGGCGACAAGAAGCTGGCGATCCTGAAGAATCACGGGCTGCTGACCGTCGGCCCGAGCGTCGAGGCGGCGGCCTGGTGGTTCATCAGCGCCGACAACGCCGCCCATACCCAGTTGCTGGCGGAGGCCGCCGGACGGCCCCAGCCCATCGAGCATGAGACGGCCCTGCTGACCCGCTCGCAGGTGGGGACCCATCAGGGCGGTGCCTTCAACTTCCACCCCTTGTGGGAATGGATCGTCGCGGCCGAACCCGACCTGCTCGACTGA
- a CDS encoding ABC transporter ATP-binding protein yields the protein MTDALLRLDRVNSFYGPVQVHFDLSLEVPRGQIVCLLGGNASGKSTTMKIILGLLKPRSGQVVFDGQPLTGLTTPQIVRRGIGSVPESRRLFGTMTVRENVLMGAYTRSDSKAVAEDYDGVLDLFPKLRERHAQQAGTLSGGEQQMVAMARALMGRPRLIVMDEPTMGLSPLHVDRVLEMIQTINRQGVSIFMVEQNASLALQIAHRGYVLQTGRIVLSGAAADLARDPQIRDAYLGGAQAA from the coding sequence ATGACCGACGCCTTGCTGCGGCTCGACCGCGTGAACAGCTTCTACGGGCCGGTGCAGGTCCATTTCGACCTGTCGCTGGAGGTGCCGCGCGGGCAGATCGTCTGCCTGCTGGGCGGCAACGCCAGCGGCAAATCCACCACGATGAAGATCATCCTGGGGCTGCTGAAGCCGCGCTCCGGACAGGTGGTCTTCGACGGGCAGCCGCTGACCGGCCTGACCACGCCGCAGATCGTCCGGCGCGGTATCGGCTCGGTGCCCGAATCCCGCCGCCTGTTCGGCACCATGACGGTGCGCGAGAATGTCCTGATGGGCGCCTACACCCGCAGCGATTCCAAGGCGGTGGCGGAGGATTACGACGGCGTCCTCGACCTGTTCCCCAAGCTGCGCGAGCGCCATGCGCAGCAGGCCGGCACCCTGTCTGGCGGCGAGCAGCAGATGGTGGCGATGGCCCGCGCCCTGATGGGCCGTCCCCGGCTGATCGTGATGGACGAGCCCACCATGGGCCTGTCGCCCCTGCATGTCGATCGCGTGCTGGAGATGATCCAGACCATCAACCGGCAGGGCGTCAGTATTTTCATGGTGGAACAGAACGCCAGCCTCGCCCTGCAGATCGCCCACCGCGGCTATGTGCTGCAGACCGGGCGCATCGTGCTGTCAGGGGCCGCCGCCGACCTCGCCCGCGACCCGCAGATCCGTGACGCCTATCTGGGCGGTGCCCAGGCGGCCTGA
- a CDS encoding NAD(P)-binding domain-containing protein translates to MTKDNSALPADVTAAATDPATDPGPRSLAELEARLARDLDVLALPPADWVPARDGVLDVAIVGAGMAGLTAAFALRKVGISNIRLFDRAPAGREGPWATYARMETLRSPKTLTGPALGFANLTFRAWFEAQFGPAAWEALHRIPRLQWLDYLNWYRRVTNPPVQNDTALTAISGDADGVMLDLVGPEGPRRVRARRVILANGRDGLGGPFVPSFWRAVDKRFWSHAHEPVGFAALKGKSVAVLGAGAGAVDNAAEALEHGAAKVYMLVRRAELPRINKGLGAGHPGMVLGFHAQSDERRWAYNQYIAETGVPAPHNSMLRCSRHPNFALLTHCPIEAAEPDGDRLVLRTGRGMVTVDHVILATGFAVDWAQRPELAEIARHTLLWRDRYVLAGREESDFALHPYLGADFEFLERSPGEAPWLNRIHAFNYAAVLSHGKVTGDIPGISAGAERLADSITAALFTEDYDHHWQRLVEFDTPELLGDEWTEAEDFQ, encoded by the coding sequence ATGACCAAGGACAATTCCGCTTTGCCTGCCGACGTGACAGCCGCCGCAACCGACCCCGCAACCGACCCTGGCCCCCGTTCCCTGGCGGAGTTGGAGGCGCGGCTTGCCCGTGATCTCGACGTTCTCGCCCTGCCGCCGGCCGACTGGGTGCCGGCGCGCGACGGCGTGCTGGACGTCGCCATCGTCGGCGCCGGGATGGCCGGGTTGACTGCCGCCTTCGCCCTGCGCAAGGTGGGCATCTCCAACATCCGGTTGTTCGACCGGGCACCCGCCGGACGCGAGGGGCCGTGGGCGACCTACGCCCGCATGGAGACGCTGCGCTCGCCGAAGACCTTGACCGGGCCGGCGCTGGGCTTTGCCAACCTGACTTTCCGTGCCTGGTTCGAGGCGCAGTTCGGTCCTGCCGCCTGGGAGGCGCTGCACCGCATCCCACGTCTGCAATGGCTCGATTACCTGAACTGGTACCGGCGCGTCACCAACCCGCCGGTGCAGAACGACACCGCGCTGACCGCGATTTCCGGCGATGCCGATGGCGTGATGCTCGACCTCGTCGGTCCGGAGGGGCCGCGGCGGGTGCGTGCGCGCCGGGTGATCCTGGCCAACGGGCGCGACGGGCTGGGCGGTCCTTTCGTCCCGTCCTTCTGGAGGGCGGTTGACAAGCGGTTCTGGAGCCATGCCCACGAGCCGGTCGGCTTCGCGGCGCTGAAGGGCAAGAGCGTGGCGGTGCTCGGTGCCGGCGCCGGGGCGGTGGACAACGCCGCGGAGGCGCTGGAGCACGGAGCGGCCAAAGTCTACATGCTGGTCCGCCGGGCGGAGCTGCCGCGCATCAACAAGGGGCTGGGCGCCGGTCATCCCGGCATGGTTCTGGGCTTCCACGCCCAGTCGGACGAGCGGCGCTGGGCCTACAACCAGTATATCGCCGAGACCGGCGTGCCGGCGCCGCACAATTCCATGCTGCGCTGTTCGCGTCATCCAAACTTCGCCCTGCTGACCCACTGCCCGATCGAAGCGGCCGAGCCGGACGGTGACCGCCTGGTGCTGCGCACCGGACGTGGAATGGTGACGGTCGACCATGTCATCCTCGCCACCGGCTTTGCCGTGGACTGGGCGCAACGGCCGGAACTGGCCGAAATCGCCCGCCACACCCTGCTGTGGCGCGACCGCTACGTCCTGGCCGGCCGGGAGGAGAGCGATTTCGCGCTGCATCCCTATCTCGGCGCCGATTTCGAGTTCCTGGAACGCAGCCCCGGCGAGGCGCCCTGGCTGAACCGCATCCATGCCTTCAACTACGCCGCGGTGCTGAGCCACGGCAAGGTGACCGGCGATATCCCCGGTATCAGCGCCGGGGCGGAGCGTCTGGCCGACAGCATCACGGCGGCCCTGTTCACCGAGGATTACGATCACCACTGGCAGCGGCTGGTCGAGTTCGACACGCCGGAACTGCTGGGCGACGAATGGACCGAAGCGGAGGATTTCCAATGA
- a CDS encoding ABC transporter permease, translating into MLPTTLGPWLDYTINGLVIGNIYALLAVGLALIFGVSHLINFAHGSVYMVGAYIGWLCVTKLNLPLPLTFVVVAAGCGLLGAVIERVGLRPLRNAPRIAPLLATIGLSVVLDQSAQLLFSPDPRALPTQLPTWRIAIGGGSIGALDLLIAGVGVGSAALLYGFLRFTKLGWAVRATALDRDAAQQCGVDVDKVNRTVFAIASALGGVSGLLVGMYYNTIDPNMGFQAGLKGIVAQLIGGVGNVPGAIAGSLLLGLIESYGIALFGTSYRNLFAFVALILILVLRPNGLFAGTRRLPPEPLTGTFIAPSRPLVLPKWAVWTLAALALALPLAVQQPYLLQTLGNAWLYALLALSLTLVAGTVGQVSLGHAGLLAIGAYASSLLALDAGVPVLLAVPLAGLVAAALGTALVYPAFRLRGHYVSIATLAVGEIVTLVILNWESLTRGPIGVTGIPPLSVAGKPLVSGQWVYWVPLIILLAFAALQSRLLNSHLGRTLRAIREDDVAARSYGVDLNRYKGLAFAVAGFVAGVGGALMAHFYSYINHETFPAPVSMLALTMVILGGLGNVAGAVLGAAVLVGLPELFRAAAEYRMLIYGVVLLLLIRFRPQGLLGTV; encoded by the coding sequence GTGCTTCCCACCACTCTCGGCCCGTGGCTCGATTACACCATCAACGGGCTGGTCATCGGCAACATCTATGCGTTGCTGGCCGTCGGTCTGGCGCTGATCTTCGGCGTCTCGCACCTGATCAACTTCGCCCATGGCTCGGTCTACATGGTCGGCGCCTATATCGGCTGGCTGTGCGTGACGAAGCTGAACCTGCCGCTGCCGCTGACCTTCGTCGTGGTGGCCGCCGGCTGCGGGCTGCTTGGGGCGGTGATCGAGCGGGTGGGCCTGCGTCCGCTGCGCAACGCTCCGCGCATCGCCCCGCTGCTCGCCACCATCGGCCTGTCGGTGGTGCTCGACCAGTCGGCGCAGCTGCTGTTCAGCCCCGACCCGCGCGCGCTGCCGACCCAGCTGCCGACATGGCGCATCGCCATCGGCGGCGGCAGCATCGGCGCGCTCGACCTGCTGATCGCCGGGGTGGGCGTCGGCAGTGCTGCCCTGCTCTACGGCTTCCTGCGCTTCACCAAGCTGGGCTGGGCGGTGCGGGCGACGGCGCTCGACCGCGACGCGGCGCAGCAGTGCGGCGTCGACGTCGACAAGGTGAACCGCACGGTGTTTGCCATCGCCTCGGCGCTGGGCGGGGTCAGCGGCCTGCTGGTCGGCATGTATTACAACACCATCGACCCCAACATGGGCTTCCAGGCCGGGTTGAAGGGCATCGTCGCTCAGTTGATCGGCGGCGTCGGCAATGTGCCGGGCGCCATCGCCGGCAGCCTGCTGCTGGGCCTGATCGAGAGCTACGGCATCGCGCTGTTCGGCACCAGCTACCGCAACCTGTTCGCCTTCGTGGCGCTGATCCTGATCCTGGTTCTGCGGCCCAACGGCCTGTTCGCAGGCACCCGCCGCCTGCCGCCGGAGCCGCTGACCGGAACCTTCATCGCCCCCAGCCGGCCGCTGGTCCTGCCGAAATGGGCGGTGTGGACGCTGGCCGCGTTGGCGCTTGCCCTGCCGCTGGCCGTGCAGCAGCCCTATCTGTTGCAGACGCTGGGCAACGCATGGCTCTACGCCCTGCTGGCGCTCAGCCTGACGCTGGTCGCCGGGACGGTCGGGCAGGTGTCGCTCGGCCATGCCGGGCTGCTCGCCATCGGCGCCTATGCCTCCTCGCTGCTCGCGCTCGATGCCGGGGTGCCGGTGCTGCTGGCGGTGCCGCTGGCCGGGCTGGTGGCGGCGGCGCTGGGCACCGCGCTGGTCTATCCCGCCTTCCGGCTGCGCGGCCATTACGTCTCCATCGCCACGCTGGCGGTGGGGGAGATCGTGACGCTGGTCATCCTCAATTGGGAAAGCCTGACCCGCGGCCCGATCGGCGTCACCGGCATTCCGCCGCTGTCGGTGGCGGGCAAGCCGCTTGTCAGCGGGCAATGGGTCTATTGGGTGCCGCTGATCATCCTGCTTGCCTTCGCCGCCCTGCAATCCCGCCTGCTGAACTCCCATCTCGGCCGCACGCTGCGGGCGATCCGCGAGGACGACGTGGCGGCGCGCTCCTACGGCGTCGACCTCAACCGCTACAAGGGGTTGGCCTTTGCGGTGGCCGGATTCGTTGCGGGGGTGGGCGGCGCGCTGATGGCGCATTTCTACTCCTACATCAACCACGAGACCTTCCCGGCGCCGGTGTCGATGCTGGCGCTGACCATGGTCATCCTCGGCGGGCTCGGCAATGTCGCCGGGGCTGTGCTGGGCGCGGCGGTGCTGGTCGGGCTGCCGGAGCTGTTCCGTGCGGCGGCCGAATACCGCATGCTGATCTACGGCGTCGTCCTGCTGCTGCTGATCCGCTTCCGCCCGCAGGGCCTTCTGGGAACGGTGTGA
- a CDS encoding peroxidase-related enzyme (This protein belongs to a clade of uncharacterized proteins related to peroxidases such as the alkylhydroperoxidase AhpD.), whose product MSATTTGAAGDIAHAVPDLIDRLAGLSASSALLALRARRAEVRARTQAAHDALLAPRHPGLFPAAERAAVAERIAALAGDEALAAHYRRLAAGADARPALIAHAERVTLSPRDSRPEHLRALEAVGLDAHGIVALSQLIALVNYQVRLLAGLNALKAGGAVQRQADLPSAPPVPADPAIGFTTDVLDWKPWLLPVLLEQATEEQRVALAVTPSNTAIGAYSLVLAHEPEALLHRTPLFNGIMYAPRGLPRAERELATAVESVLNGCVYCASVHARRFVELTGGRDEIDALFAHGIGGLSDPRRQALSVAAARLTGTPAFLSAEDVADLRRAGLDDGETLDLILAVAIFAWANRLMLSLGEPVR is encoded by the coding sequence ATGAGCGCCACCACCACCGGCGCCGCCGGCGACATTGCCCACGCGGTTCCCGACCTGATCGACCGGCTGGCCGGCCTGTCCGCCTCCTCTGCTTTGCTCGCTCTGCGTGCCCGCCGGGCGGAGGTCCGCGCCCGCACCCAGGCGGCCCACGACGCCCTGCTCGCGCCTCGTCATCCCGGTCTGTTTCCCGCCGCCGAGCGCGCAGCGGTGGCGGAACGCATTGCCGCGCTGGCCGGGGATGAGGCGCTTGCCGCTCATTACCGCAGGCTTGCCGCCGGTGCCGATGCACGCCCGGCCCTGATCGCCCATGCGGAGCGTGTCACCCTCTCCCCGCGCGACTCCCGGCCGGAACATCTGAGGGCACTGGAGGCGGTGGGGCTGGATGCCCATGGCATCGTCGCGCTGTCGCAACTGATCGCACTGGTGAACTATCAAGTCCGGTTGCTGGCCGGACTGAACGCGTTGAAGGCGGGAGGCGCGGTCCAACGGCAAGCCGATCTGCCGTCCGCGCCGCCGGTTCCGGCCGATCCGGCGATCGGCTTCACCACCGACGTCCTGGATTGGAAGCCGTGGCTCCTCCCCGTTCTGCTGGAGCAGGCGACCGAGGAGCAGCGTGTGGCGCTGGCGGTGACGCCGTCGAACACGGCCATCGGCGCCTATTCGCTGGTGCTGGCGCATGAGCCCGAGGCGCTTCTCCATCGCACGCCGCTGTTCAACGGCATCATGTACGCCCCGCGCGGCCTGCCGCGGGCGGAGCGCGAACTGGCGACCGCCGTTGAGTCGGTATTGAACGGCTGCGTTTATTGCGCCTCCGTCCATGCCCGCCGCTTCGTCGAGTTGACCGGCGGCAGGGACGAAATCGATGCGCTATTCGCGCATGGGATCGGTGGTCTGAGCGACCCGCGGCGGCAGGCACTCTCCGTTGCCGCTGCCCGGCTGACGGGCACGCCGGCTTTCCTGTCGGCGGAGGATGTCGCAGACCTTCGCCGAGCTGGATTGGACGATGGCGAAACCCTCGACCTGATCCTGGCGGTTGCGATCTTCGCCTGGGCCAACCGCCTTATGCTGAGCTTGGGGGAGCCTGTGCGCTGA